ATTCTCTCAAGCGCGCGGCCGGACTGCTGACGCTGTTGATGGTTGCAGGCGGCGCGAATGGGGCTTTCGCCACGCCGCTGACGCCGTTTCGTTACGAGGCGCAGGCACAACGGCATTGTCCCGCCGACACCGTGGTGTGGCTCGATTTCCGAAAAGGCGTCTACTATGCAAGGCGCCAGAAGCGCTATGGGCAGGGCAGCAACGGCAGCTTCGCGTGCCTGGAGGAAGTGCGCAGCAACGGCTATCGCCGCTCGCTGCTCGGAGTTCGCTAGGCCGGATTGCTCGAGCGGCATCAACAGTTCTCGCCATGTACACGGCGCGCTCATCTGGGCCGGGGGCGGCAACTGCGGAACGGCTGGTAGCGCAGCACGCCCGTGCACCAGGGGCTCTTGAGACGACCTGCGATCCGCCGCCGTTTGGGCGCGTCAGCCGCCTTGCGGTTGCCGGTGCCGGAGGGATCGGGCTTCGCGTTTGTTTCGGAAGCAGCGGCGCCGGAGGCTTGAGGGCTCTCCGTGCTGTGCGGCGGAAGATTTTGCCTTGCAGCCTCAGTGGCCTGCAGCGCTTCGAAGGATCGGACGAGTTCGTCGTCATAGCGCGAAAGCTCGGACGCCGCCGGTCTGTACTCGAAGCGGTCGCCGGTGGCCGTCACCACGATAGCCGCAGCGAGCAGAACGGCGCAGCAGGTCAGCGCCGCCACGGTCGCGATGGTCCAGCGGAATTCGTCGTAGCCTTCCTGCTGAAAGGACGATGCGCTCATGACATTTTTGTATCGGGGTGCGGCTGCGCCGGCCTGACCCAGATCAAGTATCGCGTTGCCCGGTTTGTGCCGGGGCGGGTTGGCTTGACGCAGATCAACAGCGGGCGGCGGAGGGGCGGCTACTAGGAAAATGGAGACCAACAGTGGAGTGATGTTCATGAGAATGGTTTCATTGGCATTTGGCTTGCTGGCCGCTGTCGCCGCAACCGGAGCGTCGGCGCAATCGATCAATCTGACCGGCACCTACAAATGCGTCCAGATGTGCCGGCAAGGCCTCGTTGGCTATCAGGCCTTCATCACCCAAAACGGCCCCCAACTGAATCTGTTGAATGAGGCGGGCGAGCCTTCCCGTGCCTGGCCCGACTGGTTTGCGCCGGCGACCCGGATCTGGGTCGAGAACCAGAACCAGGGCGCGGTCTATTCGCCTGATGGCATGCTGATCCAGTTCGATAACGGGACGATCTGGCAGCGCGACCTCGGACTGCCGCCGCCGCCACCGGCCCGGCGCCGCAGATAGTCCATCTCGCAAGCGCGGCCGCCGCCGATTCGGCGCAACAGCGTATTTTGGCCCTTGACGGGCGTCCCGACGCTGAACACTTGCTAGCAATAAGAGTTTTTCTTGAGTTGTGCGGAGCGCGCGGTGGCAACCTTCCAGCTGAGCCTTGTATCGCCGGAAAGGCTGTTGTTCGCAGGCCAGGCCGATCAGGTCGACCTGCCCGGGGTGGAGGGCGATTTCGGCGTCCTTGCCGGCCACGCACCTGTTGTCGCCATGCTCCGTCCGGGGATCGTGACGGCGATCGCCGGAAACGTCCGCGACAGCTTCGTCGTGCTGGGAGGCCTCGCCGAATTTTCGCAAGGCGAACTGACCATCCTCGCGGAAAGCGCTGTAACGGTCGACGACTTCGATCTGGCCGGATTCAAGGCGACGATCGAGGAGATGCAGGAGGGGCTCGCGAGCAAGTCGGCCGGCGATGAACTCGATCGCGCGATCGCGCTGCTCGACCATTACAAGTCTATCCATACGAATCTGGCTACGACGACGGCGTTCTGAACTGACCACGGGGGCAGGGAGCCGCGAGAAGGCATGATGGATCTGGAGACAATCGAGGACCACGATCATGACCACCTTCGACAAACGTGAGCAGGGCTTTGAGAACAAATTCGTCCACGACGAGGAGATCAGGTTCAAGGCGACGGCAAGGCGCAACAAGCTGCTCGGCAATTGGGCTGCCGGACAACTCGGCCTCGCCGGCGATGCCGCCAGGACCTACGCCAGTGAGCTGGTCACCGCGGATCTGGCAAACCAGCGCGACGAAGACGTCTTGCACAAGGTGTCGAAAGACCTGGCGCCAAGGGGGATTTCGGAACAGCAGATCGCCGCCAGGATGGACGAGTTTTATCGCTTCGCCCTGGAGCAAGTTCAGGCTGGAGTCTGACGGTTGTTTTCCGGAATATGCGCGTGGGCTCCGTTGTCTCGCATGGGCCCGCTTCGGGAATACTGGACCTGCGCGGGGCCAGCCTTTAAGTAGGCGCCATGGATACAGCACCTGACGCTCCGCAAGCGCGCTATTACCAATCCCAGGGACTTCGGCTTCACTACACCGACTGGGGCAACCCGTCGGCGCCGCCGCTGATCCTGGTTCACGGCGGCCTCGATCAGTCCCGCAGCTGGGATCATCTGGCCCGCGCGCTGAGGGCGAGGTTCCATGTCATCGCTCCCGATCTCCGCGGGC
The sequence above is drawn from the Bradyrhizobium sediminis genome and encodes:
- a CDS encoding F0F1 ATP synthase subunit epsilon, which encodes MATFQLSLVSPERLLFAGQADQVDLPGVEGDFGVLAGHAPVVAMLRPGIVTAIAGNVRDSFVVLGGLAEFSQGELTILAESAVTVDDFDLAGFKATIEEMQEGLASKSAGDELDRAIALLDHYKSIHTNLATTTAF
- a CDS encoding DUF1476 domain-containing protein — encoded protein: MTTFDKREQGFENKFVHDEEIRFKATARRNKLLGNWAAGQLGLAGDAARTYASELVTADLANQRDEDVLHKVSKDLAPRGISEQQIAARMDEFYRFALEQVQAGV